Proteins encoded within one genomic window of Saccharomyces mikatae IFO 1815 strain IFO1815 genome assembly, chromosome: 15:
- the IRA2 gene encoding Ras GTPase activating protein IRA2 (similar to Saccharomyces cerevisiae IRA1 (YBR140C) and IRA2 (YOL081W); ancestral locus Anc_3.124), with protein sequence MSQPTRSKKKEHGTDAKSSHMTRTLVNHILFERMLPILPVESNLRTYTEVEEYSSFVSCRSVLINVTVSRDANAMVEGTLELIESLLQGNEIISDRASDDVIESILITLRLLSDALEYNWQNQESLHYNDISTHVEHEQEQKYRPKLNSILPDYSSTHSDGNKHFFHQTKPQALIPELASKLLESCSKLKFNTRTLQILQNMISHVHGNVLTALSSSILPRHQSYLTKHNYPCHCKMIDSTLGHILRFVAASNPSEYFEFIRKSVQVPVTQTHTHSHSHSHSLSSSVYNSIIPHFDLFSFIYLTKHNFKRYLELIRNLSMALRKSIYHCLLLHFSAKAIMFWIMARPAEYYELFNILRDNDGEYSKSVNLLSHNLFEEIHSTFNVNSMITTNQNVYQGSSSPSTSSPSSPPSSLSSDNNQNVIAKSLNRQLSHHQSYIQQQPERKLHSSWTTNSQSSTSLSSSTSSSTTTDFSNHAQSGEHDSSLPDTPTMSNVTISASSLLSQTPTPTTQLQQRLNSAAAAAAASPSNSTPTGYIEKQQNRYSYDAHKIGQTGKDYDENFLSVTRLDNILELYTHFDDTEVLPHTSVLKFLTTLAMFDIDLFNELNATSFKYIPDCTTHRPRERTSSFNNAAHEAGSEKTSGIKHITQGLKKLTSLPTSTKKTVKFMKMLLKNLNGTQAVSDVALLDTMRALLSFLTMTSAVFLVDRNLPSVLFAKRLVPIIGTNLSVGQDWNSKANHSLMVCLKRNSTSFVQLQLIFFSSAIQFDHELLLARLSIDTMANNLNMQKLCLYTEGFRIFFDIPSKKESRKAIAVKISKFFKTLFSIIADILLQEFPYFDEQITDIVASILDGTIINEYGTKKHFKGSSPSLCSTTRSRSGSTSQNSITPVSPLGLEADPYPINTLSLVGSGTPRNSDNINSLNASPKNLSSDPYLSHLVAPRARHALGGPSSIIRNKIPATLTSPPDTEKSSPIQRPQTDSISATPMAITNSTPLSSAALGIRSPLQKIRTRRYSDESLGKFMKSTNNYIQEHLVPKDLNEATLQDARRIMINIFSIFKRPNSYFIIPHNINSNLQWVSQDFRNIMKPIFVAIVSSDVALERTAQSFMDTLLSNVINYSGSDQNISIEGYHLLCSYTVTLFAMGLFDLKINNEKRQILLDITIKFMKVRSHLAGIAEASHHMEYINDSEKLTFPLIMGTVGRALFVSLYSSQQKIEKTLKIAYTEYLSAINFHERNIDDADKTWVHNIEFVEAMCHDNYTTSGSIAFQRRTRNNILRFATIPNAILLDSMRMIYKKWHTYTHTKNLDKQELNDFRNFAGILASMSGILFINKKILQEIYPYLLDTVSELKKNIDSFISKQCQWLNYPDLLTRENSRDILSVELHPLSFNLLFNNLRLKLGELACSDLSIPENESSYVLLEQIIKMLRTILSRDDDNFVMILFSTEIVDLIDLLTEEIKKIPAYCPKYLKAIIQMTKMFSALQHSEVNLAVKNHFHVKNKWLRQVTDWFQVSIARDYDFENLSKPLKEMDLVKRDMDILYIDTAIEASTAIAYLTRHTFLEIPPAASDPELSRSRSVIFGYYFNILMKGLEKSSDRDKFPVFLRHKMSVLNDNVILSLTNLSNTNVDASLQFTLPMGYSGNRNIRNAFLEVFINIVTNYRTYTAKTDLGKLEAADKFLQFTIDHPQLSSYGAAVCPASDIDAYAAGLINAFETRNATHIVVSQLIKNEIEKSSRPTDILRRNSCATRSLSMLARSKGNDYLIRTLQPLLKEIIERKDFFEIEKLKPEDSNAERQIELFVKYMDELLEAISSSVSYFPPPLFYICQNIYKVACEKFPDHALIAAGSFVFLRFFCPALVSPDSENIIDISHLSEKRTFISLAKVIQNIANGSENFSRWPALCTQKVFLKECSDRIFRFLAELCRKDRTIDIQVRTDPTPINFDYQFLHSFAYLYGLEVRRNILNDANHGDGDIDGNDFYTTTFLLIDDVLGQLGKPKMKFSNEIPVYIREHMDDYPELYEFMNRHAFRNIETSTAYSPNVHESTSSEGIPIITLTMSNFSDKHIDIDTVVYKFLQIYARIWTTKHCLIIDCTEFDEDGLDMRKFISLVMGLLPEVAPKNCMGCYYFNVNETFMDIYGKCLDKDNLFVSSKIPHYFINSNSDEELMKSVGITGQGLKVLQDIRVSLHDITLYDEKRNRFTPVSLKIGDIYFQVLHETPRQYKIRDMDTLFDVKFNDVYEISRIFEVHVSSITGVAAEFTVTFKDGQRLIFSSPKYLEIVKMFYYAQIRLESEYEMDNNLGTSSSNSNTRDKEQKERTKLLCHLLLVSLIGLFDESKKMKNSSYNLIAATEASFGLNFGSHFHRSPEVYVPEDTTTFLGVIGKSLAESNPELTAYMFIYILEALKNNVIPHVYIPHTICGLSYWIPNLYQYVYLADDEEGPENISHIFRVLIRLSVRETDFKAVYMQYIWLLLLDDGRLTDIIVDEVINHALERDSENRDWKKTISLLTVLPTTEVANNIIQKIMAKIRSFLPSLKLEAMTQSWSELTILVRISIHVFFETSLLVQMYLPEILFIVSLLIDVGPRELRSSLHQLLMNVCHSLAINSALPQDHRNNLDEISDIFAHQKVKFMFGFSEDKGRILQIFSASSFASKFNILDFFINNIILLMEYSSTYEANVWKTRYKKYVLESVFTSNSFLSARSIMIVGIMGKSYITEGLCKAMLIETMKVIAEPKVTDEHLFLAISHIFTYSKIVEGLDPNLDLMKHLFWLSTLFLESRHPIIFEGALLFVSNCARRLYMAQFENENNTLLITTLLKERKFAYSFLSQIERINGIVWNQDNFTHILVSIINKGLSNPFIKSTAFDLLKMMFRNSYFEHQIDPKSDHYLCYMFLLYFILSSSQFGELLGDVDFEGEMVTIENKNTIPKILSEWLSSDKEDANITLYQGALLFKCAVTDEPSKFRFALIIRHLLKVRPICALRFYSVIRDEIRKISAFEQNSDCVPLAFDILNLLVTNSDSNSLDKLHEESIERLTERGLLIVTSVNTFAKNSDMMISLDIGPEDIYERKRIMTMILSRMSCSA encoded by the coding sequence ATGTCCCAGCCTACTAGAAgtaagaagaaagaacatGGGACCGATGCCAAATCGTCCCACATGACTCGGACGCTGGTAaatcatattctttttgaaagaatgcTCCCGATTCTTCCAGTAGAGTCGAACCTACGTACATATACAGAAGTGGAGGAATATTCCTCATTCGTCTCATGCAGATCTGTACTCATCAACGTCACCGTTTCGCGAGATGCAAACGCTATGGTGGAGGGTACTTTGGAGTTGATAGAATCACTTCTTCAAGGGAATGAAATAATTTCAGATAGGGCCAGCGATGATGTTATCGAATCAATACTGATCACGCTAAGGTTATTGAGTGATGCGCTTGAGTATAACTGGCAAAATCAGGAAAGCTTGCACTATAATGACATATCGACTCACGTAGAACACGAGCAAGAACAGAAATACAGGCCCAAACTCAACAGTATTCTGCCTGACTATTCATCAACCCATTCTGATGGCAATAAGCATTTTTTCCACCAGACTAAACCTCAAGCGCTGATACCAGAATTGGCATCCAAGTTACTAGAAAGTTGCTCGAAGTTGAAGTTCAATACAAGGACTTTGCAAATCTTACAGAATATGATCAGTCACGTCCACGGTAACGTTCTGACGGCATTAAGTTCCTCCATTCTTCCCCGCCACCAATCCTATCTGACAAAGCACAACTACCCTTGTCATTGTAAAATGATTGACTCCACTTTAGGCCACATTCTCCGATTCGTAGCAGCTTCCAATCCATCCGAATATTTCGAATTCATCAGGAAAAGCGTGCAAGTACCTGTAACGCAAACACATACGCATTCGCACTCTCATTCACATTCACTATCATCTTCCGTTTACAACAGCATTATACCCCACTTCGATCTTTTTAGTTTCATCTATCTAACCAAGCataatttcaaaagatattTGGAGCTCATCAGAAACTTATCTATGGCACTAAGGAAATCGATCTATCATTGTTTACTTTTACATTTCAGTGCCAAGGCAATAATGTTTTGGATAATGGCCAGGCCTGCAGAATATTATGAGCTTTTTAACATATTAAGAGATAATGATGGCGAATACTCGAAATCTGTGAATTTGTTGAGTCATAACCTTTTCGAGGAGATTCATTCGACTTTTAATGTAAATAGTATGATAACCACCAATCAGAACGTCTATCAAGGCTCATCATCTCCTTCGACATCCTCACCATCCTCACCGCCTAGCTCGTTGTCGTCGGACAACAACCAAAACGTAATAGCAAAATCTTTGAATCGTCAACTCTCTCACCATCAATCCTACATTCAACAGCAACCTGAAAGGAAACTTCATTCCTCGTGGACAACAAACTCTCAATCATCTACTTCATTGTCGtcttcaacttcttcttccacaACAACCGATTTTTCTAACCATGCACAATCAGGAGAACATGATTCTTCCTTACCAGATACTCCAACGATGTCCAACGTCACCATTAGTGCATCTTCCTTATTATCTCAAACTCCAACACCAACAACGCAATTGCAACAGCGATTGAACTCTGCGGCAGCAGCAGCGGCAGCATCACCGTCGAATTCGACTCCAACTGGATATatagaaaaacaacaaaatcgATATTCATACGACGCACACAAAATCGGCCAAACTGGTAAGGAttatgatgaaaatttcttaTCTGTCACTCGTCTGGATAATATTTTGGAACTATACACACATTTTGATGATACTGAAGTGCTACCGCACACGTCTgttctgaaatttttaacCACTTTGGCAATGTTCGATATTGATCTcttcaatgaattgaatGCGACTTCATTCAAGTATATCCCCGATTGTACAACACACCGGCCAAGAGAGAGAACAAGTTCATTCAATAACGCCGCACATGAAGCGGGTTCGGAAAAGACATCAGGTATAAAACACATCACACAAGGcttaaagaaattgactTCTTTACCCACTTCAACCAAAAAGACTGTAAAATTCATGAAAATGTTATTAAAAAATCTAAATGGGACTCAAGCCGTATCTGATGTTGCCCTTTTAGATACTATGAGGGCTTTATTATCATTCTTAACAATGACTTCTGCCGTCTTCCTCGTGGATAGAAACTTACCTTCGGTACTTTTTGCCAAGAGGCTTGTCCCCATAATAGGGACAAATTTAAGCGTTGGTCAAGATTGGAATTCGAAAGCGAATCACAGCTTAATGGtttgtttgaaaagaaattctacATCATTTGTTCAGTTACAACTaatattcttctcttcAGCCATCCAATTTGATCATGAATTGTTGCTTGCACGTTTGAGCATTGATACGATGGCCAACAATCTAAATATGCAGAAGCTATGCCTTTATACCGAAGGATTCAGGATATTCTTCGATATACCAAGTAAGAAAGAATCGCGTAAAGCAATCGCAGttaaaatttccaaatttttcaagacaTTATTCTCAATTATAGCAGATATTCTCTTACAAGAGTTCCCGTACTTTGATGAACAAATTACTGATATAGTTGCTTCCATTCTCGATGGTACAATCATAAACGAATATGgtacaaaaaaacattttAAAGGCAGCTCGCCATCTTTATGTTCGACAACCAGATCAAGGTCCGGATCtacatctcaaaattcaataaCACCTGTTTCTCCCTTGGGATTAGAAGCTGATCCATATCCAATTAACACTTTATCTTTAGTTGGCTCAGGCACTCCAAGAAATTCTGACAACATCAACTCTTTAAACGCTTCcccaaaaaatttgtctTCTGATCCGTATCTGTCACATCTTGTAGCCCCAAGAGCCCGCCATGCGTTAGGCGGTCCATCTAGTATTATAAGGAATAAAATACCGGCTACACTGACTTCGCCTCCAGATACTGAAAAGTCGTCACCAATACAGCGTCCGCAAACCGATAGTATCAGTGCTACGCCTATGGCAATAACAAACTCTACTCCTTTATCATCTGCTGCCTTGGGAATTAGGTCGCCTTTACAGAAGATAAGGACAAGACGTTACTCCGACGAAAGTCTAGGGAAATTCATGAAATCTACAAACAATTATATCCAAGAACATTTGGTACCAAAGGATTTGAATGAAGCTACTCTTCAAGACGCTAGAAGAATAATGATTAATATTTTCAGTATTTTTAAAAGACCCAATAGTTACTTCATTATCCCACATAATATAAACTCCAATTTACAGTGGGTTTCTCAAGACTTCAGGAATATTATGAAACCAATTTTCGTTGCCATTGTAAGTTCAGATGTAGCCTTAGAGAGAACAGCACAATCGTTTATGGATACCTTATTATCAAATGTTATTAATTATAGCGGATCAGATCAGAATATTAGCATCGAAGGCTATCATCTTCTTTGCAGTTATACTGTGACATTATTTGCTATGGgtctttttgatttgaagattaataatgaaaagcGTCAAATTCTCTTAGATATAACCATAAAATTCATGAAAGTTAGGTCTCATTTGGCTGGAATTGCGGAGGCTTCACATCATATGGAATACATAAACGATTCTGAAAAGCTTACTTTTCCACTGATAATGGGGACTGTTGGGAGAGCCTTATTTGTTTCATTATACTCTAGTCAAcagaaaattgaaaaaactttaaaGATTGCATACACAGAGTATCTTTCTGCTATTAATTTTCATGAAAGAAACATTGATGATGCCGATAAAACCTGGGTTCATAATATTGAATTTGTGGAAGCGATGTGCCATGATAACTATACAACTTCTGGCTCAATTGCTTTCCAAAGGAGAACCAGAAATAATATTTTACGATTTGCTACTATTCCTAATGCTATATTACTTGATTCTATGAGAATGATCTACAAAAAGTGGCATACGTACACGCATACGAAAAATTTAGATAAACAAGAACTAAATGATTTCAGGAATTTCGCCGGTATTTTAGCCTCTATGTCTGGTATCCTgttcatcaataaaaagATACTGCAAGAAATATATCCTTATCTACTCGACACCGTTTCcgaattaaagaaaaatatcgACTCTTTTATCTCAAAACAATGCCAATGGTTAAACTATCCTGATTTATTAACAAGAGAAAATTCAAGGGATATTTTGAGCGTAGAGCTACATCCCCTGTCGTTCAACTTACTCTTCAATAATTTAAGGCTGAAATTAGGAGAGTTGGCTTGTTCAGACCTATCAATACCAGAAAACGAAAGCTCCTATGTTTTATTGGAACAGATAATCAAGATGCTGCGAACAATCTTAAGTcgtgatgatgataattttgtgatgattcttttctctacAGAGATCGTTGACCTTATCGATTTACTgacagaagaaataaaaaaaattccagCTTATTGTCCAAAGTATCTCAAGGCAATTATTCAAATGACTAAAATGTTTAGTGCTCTGCAGCACTCAGAAGTTAATTTGGCTGTCAAGAACCATTTTCAtgttaaaaataaatgGTTGAGACAAGTAACCGATTGGTTTCAAGTGAGTATTGCGAGGGATTATGATTTCGAAAACTTGTCAAAACCGCTTAAAGAAATGGATTTAGTGAAAAGGGATATGgatattctatatatagACACTGCGATCGAGGCATCAACGGCCATTGCATACTTGACCAGGCATACTTTTTTGGAGATTCCACCAGCTGCGTCAGATCCCGAACTGTCTCGCTCCAGGTCAGTAATATTTGGATATTATTTCAATATCTTAATGAAGGGCCTTGAGAAAAGTAGTGATCGTGACAAGTTCCCGGTATTTTTGAGACACAAAATGAGCGTTCTTAATGACAATGTCATACTTTCGTTGACAAATCTTTCCAATACCAATGTGGATGCGAGCTTGCAATTTACCTTACCAATGGGCTACTCTGGAAATAGAAATATCAGGAACGCATTTTTAGAAGTGttcatcaatattgttACGAACTATCGCACCTACACAGCTAAAACTGATCTCGGAAAATTGGAGGCGGCAGACAAGTTTTTACAATTTACGATAGATCATCCCCAGTTATCATCGTATGGAGCAGCAGTTTGTCCTGCTAGTGACATTGATGCCTATGCTGCAGGCTTAATAAATGcatttgaaacaagaaatgccACTCATATTGTAGTGTCACAAttgatcaaaaatgaaattgaaaaatcttctAGACCTACTGACATCCTCAGAAGAAATAGCTGTGCTACGAGATCATTATCTATGCTAGCTAGATCCAAAGGAAATGATTATTTGATCCGTACTTTGCAACCACTGCTCAAAGAGATTATTGAGAGAAaggatttttttgagattgaaAAGTTAAAACCAGAGGATTCAAATGCTGAACGCCAGATAGAACTTTTCGTCAAATATATGGATGAATTATTAGAAGCCATATCCAGTTCTGTCTCCTATTTCCCACCTCCcttattttatatttgccagaatatatataaagttGCGTGTGAAAAATTTCCGGACCATGCTCTTATCGCCGCTGGATCTTTCGTATTTCTACGGTTTTTTTGTCCTGCCTTAGTAAGCCCCGATTCTGAAAATATCATAGACATTTCTCATCTGAGTGAGAAACGTACATTTATCAGCTTGGCTAAGGTTATCCAGAATATTGCCAATGGATCAGAGAATTTTTCGAGGTGGCCAGCTTTGTGCACTCAAAAGGTTTTCCTCAAGGAATGCAGTGACAGAATTTTTAGGTTCCTTGCTGAACTTTGTAGAAAAGACCGGACCATAGACATCCAAGTTAGAACAGATCCTACTCCAATAAACTTTGattatcaatttcttcattcttttgCCTACCTTTACGGACTTGAAGTAAGAAGGAATATACTAAATGATGCAAATCATGGCGACGGTGACATTGACGGTAACGACTTTTATACGACTACATTTTTACTTATTGACGATGTCCTTGGCCAATTAGGTAAACCTAAAATGAAATTCTCCAACGAAATACCAGTTTACATCAGAGAGCATATGGATGACTACCCTGAACTTTATGAGTTCATGAATAGACACGCATTCAGAAATATTGAGACCTCAACAGCATACAGCCCAAACGTCCATGAGTCTACTTCAAGCGAAGGTATCCCAATAATTACGTTAACAATGTCAAATTTCTCAGACAAACACATAGACATTGATACAGTTGTTTATAAGTTTTTACAAATATATGCTCGAATCTGGACCACTAAACATTGCTTGATTATCGATTGTACGGAATTCGATGAAGATGGACTTGATATgagaaaattcatttctttgGTTATGGGACTATTACCAGAAGTTGCACCGAAAAACTGTATGGGCTGTTACTACTTTAATGTAAACGAAACATTTATGGATATTTACGGAAAATGTCTAGACAAAGACAACCTATTCGTTTCTTCCAAGATTCCTCATTACTTCATTAATAGTAATTCTGATGAAGAACTTATGAAATCAGTAGGTATAACGGGGCAAGGTTTAAAAGTTCTGCAAGACATTCGTGTTTCTTTGCACGATATCACCCTGTATGacgagaaaagaaatagattTACACCAGTTTCACTGAAAATAGGTGACATTTATTTCCAGGTCTTGCACGAAACCCCTAGGCAATATAAAATCAGGGATATGGATACCTTATTTGATGTCAAATTTAATGATGTCTACGAAATTAGCCGCATTTTTGAAGTACATGTTTCCTCAATTACCGGAGTGGCTGCTGAATTTACAGTGACCTTCAAGGACGGACAAAGGTTGATTTTTAGTAGTCCCaaatatcttgaaattGTGAAAATGTTTTATTATGCGCAGATTCGACTAGAAAGTGAATACGAAATGGACAACAATTTAGGTACATCGTCCTCAAATTCGAATACCAGGGACAAAGaacagaaagaaagaacaaaattatTATGTCATTTACTACTAGTATCTCTTATCGgtttatttgatgaaagtaaaaaaatgaaaaacagTTCATATAATCTAATAGCTGCTACTGAGGCATCTTTCGGGTTGAACTTTGGCTCACACTTTCATCGTTCTCCCGAGGTGTACGTTCCCGAAGATACCACAACATTTTTAGGTGTGATTGGAAAATCCCTTGCGGAATCTAATCCAGAACTTACAGCCTATATGTTCATCTATATTTTAGAAGCATTGAAGAATAATGTAATTCCTCATGTTTACATCCCTCATACAATCTGTGGGTTGTcttattggattcctaacCTGTACCAATATGTGTATTTGgctgatgatgaagaaggtcCTGAGAATATATCTCACATTTTCCGTGTGCTCATCAGACTTTCCGTGAGAGAGACGGACTTCAAGGCCGTGTACATGCAATATATTTGGTTGCTACTTTTAGATGATGGTCGGTTAACTGACATTATTGTTGATGAAGTTATTAACCATGCGTTGGAGAGAGATTCTGAAAACCGTGActggaagaaaacaatttcATTGTTAACCGTATTACCAACTACTGAAGTTGCCAATAAcatcattcaaaaaataatggcaAAAATTAGATCGTTTTTACCATCGCTTAAGTTAGAAGCTATGACTCAAAGTTGGTCCGAACTAACTATATTGGTTAGAATAAGCAtccatgttttttttgaaacttctTTATTGGTGCAAATGTACTTACCAGAGATCTTGTTTATTGTATCCTTATTAATTGATGTTGGTCCAAGGGAGCTCAGATCGTCGCTGCACCAACTACTAATGAACGTGTGCCATTCCCTGGCCATAAATTCAGCATTACCACAAGATCACCGAAATAATCTCGATGAAATAAGTGACATATTTGCACATCAGAAAGTAAAGTTTATGTTTGGATTTAGCGAAGATAAAGGACGAATTTTACAGATTTTCAGCGCATCGTCGTTTGCAAGTAAGTTTAAtattttggattttttcattaacaaTATAATACTGCTGATGGAATATTCTTCGACATACGAGGCGAACGTATGGAAGACAAGATACAAGAAGTACGTTTTAGAATCCGTGTTCACCAGTAATTCTTTCCTTTCTGCGCGCTCTATCATGATCGTTGGTATAATGGGTAAATCTTACATAACTGAGGGATTATGCAAAGCTATGCTGATCGAGACCATGAAAGTTATTGCTGAACCTAAAGTTACTGACGAACACCTTTTCTTAGCCATATCTCATATCTTTACCTATTCCAAGATTGTCGAAGGACTGGATCCCAACCTTGATTTAATGAAACACTTATTTTGGCTGTCAACTCTCTTCCTTGAATCACGCCATCCCATAATCTTTGAAGGAGCTCTTCTATTTGTGTCAAACTGTGCGAGGCGCCTATATATGGCCCAGTTTGAAAACGAAAATAACACACTGTTAATTACTACCTTATTAAAAGAGAGGAAGTTTGCTTATTCATTCTTAAGCCAAATAGAACGTATTAATGGTATTGTTTGGAACCAGGATAATTTTACACATATTCTCGTTTCCATAATTAATAAAGGGCTATCCAACCCTTTTATCAAGAGCACAGCATTTGATCTCTTAAAAATGATGTTCAGGAACTCCTATTTTGAACATCAAATTGATCCGAAATCTGATCATTATTTGTGTTACATGTTCTTGTTGTATTTTATACTAAGTTCTAGTCAATTTGGAGAACTTTTAGGTGACGTTGATTTCGAAGGTGAAATGGTCACAATTGAGAACAAAAACACTATTCCAAAGATTTTGTCAGAATGGTTGAGCTCTGACAAAGAAGATGCTAACATTACACTCTATCAAGGTGCCCTGCTGTTCAAATGTGCGGTTACGGATGAACCAAGTAAGTTCAGGTTCGCCTTAATTATTAGACATCTGCTTAAGGTAAGACCTATTTGTGCATTACGTTTTTACAGTGTTATTCGTGACGAAATTAGAAAAATCTCGGCATTTGAACAGAATTCCGACTGTGTCCCCCTAGCCTTCGATATACTAAATTTATTGGTAACAAATTCGGATTCTAATTCATTAGACAAACTCCACGAAGAGTCAATTGAACGTCTTACTGAAAGAGGGTTATTAATTGTGACTTCGGTCAATACATTTGCGAAGAATTCTGACATGATGATTTCATTGGATATAGGACCTGAAGATATCTACGAACGTAAAAGAATAATGACAATGATTTTGTCGAGGATGTCATGCTCTGCTTAG